CACCAAAGAGTTTTCTTGATATTATGTCATGCGCTTTCTTTAGTGATAATTTCTTCATACGTGGCTCCAAAGCATGCACGTACTTCTTTAGGTTTTATCATTTTGTATCTCATTGagcgttttttttttcaaaagaaaaaaaaaaaccaaaaggAACTTGCAAGGTTAGGTTATGGGCCGGGTGGCGGCCCGCTTAGGACTTAATTGAGCTAGCATTTTGACAACCCTTTTAAATCGGGCAATTTGCAgaattgcccttcgctgggggtggtctttaatttttaccccttaaaatggtggtctttaaattttgcccttcaggcagaatttacaTGGCGCaggcataattttttttttttggtaattaaacTTTCCATTAATCACCAAAGCTGAGCATTACAAATCAGTAGCAAGTTATACACATCTTGCTAACAGTCTTTAACTAAACACAAGAGCTAGGCTAGAATATAAGATTGTGAAATAAATGTTGAAATCTAGGGAAAGCTCTAACACATACTACATAGACGATCTCTTTTGCTATTCTGTCCCAACTTCTGCTTTGTTTCTCAAAGATTCTCATGTTCCTCTCAGTCCAGATGGCATGAATAACTTCTGTGCATAGCATCTTGATAGCTTGAGTCTTCATAGATCTGCCTTTTGTCATATTAATTAACCATTGTTGATGTTGCTCCCAGTTAGCTGGAGGATAAGGTTGCATTCGCATCGACTGTAATACCTTATTCCACAAAGCTCTACTGTAGTCACATTGCACAAAGAGATGCTCTCTAGATTCATCGTAGGTCTGGCATAAACAGCATTTAGGCTCCACCTCAATTCCCCATTTCTCTAGCCTGTCGGTGATGAGCAGCTTGCCCATAAAGTGCAGCCAAGTGATGAAGATTGCCTTTGGCCTAGCTGCGTTTTGGAACACCAAGCATTTCCAAGGAACAGGGGGCCTGGTTTGCAGAGAATGATAATAAATTTGCCTGATCAGACATTTACCGGGGTGAAGCTGCATCTGATTAACTAGTTCCCTAGCTTCAAAT
Above is a genomic segment from Lycium barbarum isolate Lr01 chromosome 12, ASM1917538v2, whole genome shotgun sequence containing:
- the LOC132624590 gene encoding uncharacterized protein LOC132624590; translated protein: MIRKIFEARELVNQMQLHPGKCLIRQIYYHSLQTRPPVPWKCLVFQNAARPKAIFITWLHFMGKLLITDRLEKWGIEVEPKCCLCQTYDESREHLFVQCDYSRALWNKVLQSMRMQPYPPANWEQHQQWLINMTKGRSMKTQAIKMLCTEVIHAIWTERNMRIFEKQSRSWDRIAKEIVYVVCVRAFPRFQHLFHNLIF